The sequence below is a genomic window from Ailuropoda melanoleuca isolate Jingjing unplaced genomic scaffold, ASM200744v2 unplaced-scaffold32720, whole genome shotgun sequence.
AAATAGCAAGTAGATATTAGCATCGGTGGGATGTCAAGATAGCATAGGAATGACAGCATTCTAGGGAATATTCAGGAACTGTTTCGTGAGCCTCTATTATACGCCGGAAGATGTTCTAGGCGCAGCGGGTACAGCCGTAAACAAAGCCCTGCCTTCGCGGAGTTTGCATCCAGGTGAGGGCAGCACATTGATCCAAGGACGGCGACCCCTGCCCCTCTGGGGTCCAGGCTTTGCAGGGAGCCACAgtgtgagggacagaggggatCCGCCAGTACAAGCAGGTTCCGGCAACGTCGgagctggggtgggtgggtgctgGGCCGGGACCCAGGCTCTGGCGCCTCTCCCCGACAGGCCAGCCCTCGCCGCGTCCTGGAGCGCTATTTCCACGCGGTGGTGGCCGCCGTGGAGCAGATGGCCAGCGAACCCAACCCGAGCCGGGAGGGACACctggagaggctggaggagaTATACTGCTCGCTGCTGGGGCCGGCGGCGGCCGCCAGGGGGAGCTGCAGCGGTAAGCGGGCGGGGGCAGCGAGGCCCGGCGAGAGCCTGCAGGGGGCGCCAGAGAGCAGCGCTGCACCCGCCGCGTGTGGCTGAGGTTGGGGGTGGGCGGGGGACCTCGCGGTTCCTGTGAGCCTGGGGACTGAGGGCTGCCCAGAACCTCGGAAGGTCCCGGGCTAAGAAGGTGGATGATTTGGTCACGACAGTTAACAACTGCGGGGCACCACCTGTACCCCAGCTGCTGTTCTAGGCActtgataatataaatatattataaatattcaatattgtaatattaaatattacattgATTAATCTTCAGAGTAAACTTCTCAGGTAGAAATTATTATTCCCCCCGTTTTACAGACGAGAAGCCTGAGGTAGAAAGAGGCTGAAAAATCTTGCCCAACATCACCCAGCTAGTAAGAATCAGACCCAGGCTCCGGAAAGGCGGCCGGGCCTGGCTGCGCTTTTCGGTCGGGATTAGCGGAAAGGGACCAACCATGGGAGGAAAGGTCCCGAAAGACACTGAGCTGGTTTGTGAAGAGTCATAAGGGCCGAGCTAGGGCGTTTGCAGGAAACGGGGCTGCTAAACAGCCtcgggcagggaggggcaggtgcaCTGTTGGGCCCTGTGTGAGCCGATGGGACGGAGAGGAAGCCTGGGCTGGAGCATATGGGAgggtctctgcccccacccccgggccctacaggagctgggggggggcagaggagaatGCCACAGCCCTCTCCTGCCTTCAGGTGACCCCCTGCAGGACCCGCAGCCAAGcatccctctgcccagcccccacatCACCTTCCACCTGTGGACCGATGAGGAACAGCTCTGTAAGTGCCATCCTTGcacctgctcggtggggagctgGCTGGaaataggggtgtgtgtgtgtgtgtctgtgtgtgtgtgtgtctcagcaACTGTGTGtacctttgtgtgtgtctgtatgcgtgtgtctgtgtgtgtacatgaaaCTGTCTTCACAGGTCTCTGTCCAtttgtgtgactgtgtgtattgtgtgactgtgtgtattgtgtgactgtgtgtgtctgtatgtctgtatgtgtgtctgcgttgtgtgtgtgttcacgtgTGTGCTCCTTGTTCCCTGAGTTGTTCTGCACATCTGGAAGGACCCATTTTCTCTACGTCAGGATAGCTCAGCTCATTAGCCACTGGCCTCACATGCCTAGGGATTGCCACATACCACGTTGATGCCAAAACACAATGACTGTCCCCAAGAAGGAGACAGTCACAAAAAAGTTCCAGTTCCTGCAGCTGGAGGGGGCCTTCCAGACAGACCCGCCTGCCTGATACTTCTGTCCACAGTAGTGTTCCCATGAGGCTGTCCCCAGCCCTTCTCAAAGCAGGCGGGGTGTTGGGGAAGGGAGACAAGGATGCAGATTATGGTGGGTAGTGCTGGGCTAGTGAACTGGGTCCAAGTCCTAGCACTTCCTTTCCTGGGCTAGGTCGCCCTAGGCTGACTCAGCTTTCTCATGGGTAATAAAATGGAAGCAGATTAGAAAAGCCTAAAAGTCTTTCCTGGAGCAGGTAGGGTCTGTTCTGTGTGTCCGAGGGGAAGCTACAGACagtgggaggatgggaggaagcCAATGAGTGGATATGATAAAGAGGACTCCAGGGACAGCTAAGTGGGAGGTACTGAGTGAAGCTGACttctttactgcaggacttctcagaacctttaaCATGTTTACTAATGGAACTCAATAAGAGGTGGCAGGAATATGTGGAATGCTCCATATTTGTTGGCCACAGAACCTTTGTTCCTTTGTGGGGCATCTTACGAGGCTTCTATTCGGCTGAATAGTGTTTGAGAAATGCAGAACCACAGGCCTTGCTGGGGTGAGGCCCTGGCAGCCTCACGTAACTTCTCCGCCCTGACAGTCCCCTTGTTCTCTGCATCCCAGGGAAGGAACTGGTACTCTTCCTGCGCCCACGATCCCAGTTGTGCCTCAGTGCCGACTTGGAGGCCTTGGACCTGCAGGGCCTCTGGCCAGACCGGGAGCTGGCCCGGGCATCCATGCTGTCCACCGACAGCGGCATCGAGCGGGACCTCCCTGCAGGGGCCGACGAGCTGCCTGTCCCCGGCAGCCCTGAGTTGGAGCGTGCCGGGTTGCAACGCAAAGGAGGCATCAAGAAGCGGGTGTGGCCCCCCGACATCCTGATGCCTGCGTGCTGGGACGGGCCGCAGGGGCTGCACCGCAGGACGGGGATGCCCAGCGGGGATGGGGAGCTGCTGCCTGGGGTCTCGCGGCTTCACACGGCTAGGGTGCTGGTGTTGGGGGACGACAGGATGCTGGGACG
It includes:
- the LOC117798666 gene encoding phosphoinositide 3-kinase regulatory subunit 6-like; protein product: QHIDPRTATPAPLGSRLCREPQCEGQRGSASTSRFRQRRSWGGWVLGRDPGSGASPRQASPRRVLERYFHAVVAAVEQMASEPNPSREGHLERLEEIYCSLLGPAAAARGSCSGDPLQDPQPSIPLPSPHITFHLWTDEEQLWKELVLFLRPRSQLCLSADLEALDLQGLWPDRELARASMLSTDSGIERDLPAGADELPVPGSPELERAGLQRKGGIKKRVWPPDILMPACWDGPQGLHRRTGMPSGDGELLPGVSRLHTARVLVLGDDRMLGRLAQAYHSLR